A single region of the Corvus hawaiiensis isolate bCorHaw1 chromosome 27, bCorHaw1.pri.cur, whole genome shotgun sequence genome encodes:
- the DOK2 gene encoding docking protein 2 — MEEPVVKQGGIYLQLQQTFGKKWKKFWGVLYRESSCSTARLELLEGSGPAERPRKAEGGRRLVRLSDCVHVAEAGGDATCPKDTVPFLLETTDRRFLLAADSAEAADWIQRLCELAFPRSREEPAAAKEGPPGSLGTKGEFSMEENSLYSSRGKASLEQVFEVTVRVTPSSQRCRLRGRCILRAGEEALELRHLQSQEILYSWPYRFLRRFGRDKVTFSFEAGRRCASGEGNFEFDTRQGNEIFQAIEAAIDVQRGRGAEGTRWGGPADEAPRPLDHARTPSWAQGHEEPKCPSGEGKVPKGEGKGVKAKAGMPPGAGEPSGPFQASRGADFPYAEPCDSLRRGNAPAVPEKGWRQDGAKVESEYAVPFDTIAKSFLARQLGGLGCPQEGLPEPPSGPREAERGRQPPGRPTAPKPEHIYDEPEALCALSVYDEPEEVKGEAWRLQAAPEEPPGQGCPYNPQRDDYAVPKRPVPLRQPFLLQGKEWLGDNEYDNVALKGAKKRNLQ; from the exons ATGGAGGAGCCGGTGGTGAAGCAGGGCGGGATCtacctccagctccagcaaacCTTCGGGAAG AAATGGAAGAAGTTCTGGGGTGTCCTGTACCGGGAGAGCTCCTGCTCCACGGCccgcctggagctgctggagggctcGGGGCCGGCGGAGAGGCCGCGCAAGGCCGAGGGTGGCCGGCGCCTGGTCCGGCTCAGCGACTGCGTCCACGTGGCCGAGGCGGGCGGCGATGCCACCTGTCCCAAGGACACCGTCCCCTTCCTGCTGGAGACCACGGACCGGCGATTCCTCCTGGCTGCCGACAGCGCCGAGGCGGCCGACTGGATCCAGAGGCTGTGCGAGCTGGCGTTCCCG AGGAGCCGGGAGGAGCCAGCAGCGGCCAAGGAGGGCCCGCCGGGCTCGCTGGGCACCAAGGGCGAGTTCTCCATGGAGGAAAATTCCCTGTACAGCTCCCGGGGCAAAG ccagcctggagcaggtgtTTGAGGTGACAGTGAGGGTGACGCCGTCGTCGCAGCGCTGCCGCCTCCGGGGCCGCTGCATCCTGAGGGCCGGCGAGGAGGCGCTGGAGCTGCGGCACCTCCAGAGCCAGGAGATCCTGTACAGCTGGCCCTACCGCTTCCTGCGCCGCTTCGGCCGGGATAAG GTGACCTTCTCCTTCGAGGCCGGCCGGCGCTGCGCGTCCGGAGAGGGCAACTTCGAGTTCGACACCAGGCAAGGCAACGAGATCTTCCAGGCCATCGAGGCGGCCATCGACgtccagcggggccggggggccgAGGGGACGCGCTGGGGGGGCCCCGCGGACGAAGCCCCACGGCCGCTTGACCACGCCAGGAcgcccagctgggcacagggccACGAGGAGCCCAAGTGCCCCTCTGGGGAGGGGAAGGTGCccaaaggggaggggaagggggtgAAGGCCAAAGCGGGGATGCCGCCCGGGGCTGGGGAGCCCTCGGGGCCCTTCCAGGCGTCGCGGGGTGCGGATTTTCCCTACGCCGAGCCCTGCGATTCCCTGCGCCGCGGGAATGCGCCGGCGGTGCCGGAgaagggctggaggcaggacGGTGCCAAGGTGGAGTCCGAGTACGCCGTTCCCTTCGACACCATCGCCAAGTCCTTCCTGGCGCGCCAGCTCGGCGgcctgggctgtccccaggAGGGGCTCCCCGAGCCCCCGAGTGGCCccagggaggcagagaggggCCGGCAGCCCCCCGGCCGCCCCACTGCCCCCAAACCCGAGCACATCTACGACGAGCCCGAGGCTCTCTGCGCCCTCTCCGTGTACGACGAGCCCGAGGAGGTGAAGGGGGAGGCGTGGAGGCTGCAGGCGGCCCCCGAGGAGCCCCCCGGGCAGGGCTGTCCCTACAACCCGCAGCGCGATGACTACGCCGTCCCCAAAAGGCCGGTCCCGCTCCgccagcccttcctgctgcagggcaaGGAGTGGCTCGGCGACAACGAGTACGACAACGTGGCCCTCAAGGGGGCCAAGAAGAGGAACCTGCAGTGA